One window of the Chanodichthys erythropterus isolate Z2021 chromosome 2, ASM2448905v1, whole genome shotgun sequence genome contains the following:
- the thrap3a gene encoding thyroid hormone receptor-associated protein 3 isoform X2 yields MSKTQKSESRSRSRSASRSRSHSYSRSRSSSRSRSRKRRYNSRSRSRSRSHSPPHNRERNHTREYQNQREFRGNHRGFRRPYYFRGRGQGFFRGRFQRGGRGGYNNNYRHKNWQNFRQYPQQQQKQYHSNSPKRGRSRSPKKQLSSPQSRNHSRRSDRSSSGRSPQSHHSSSSTSGSAKRSCKDVREDVLLPEETQGGGDGVLAEQVGGSSLADGNADGDRTLENSQVLTNHDTSPKRTSPKVCSSVTNDEPLDSATNETSPAHKSSNAPNKGATTWQNVTTAPSNNSPIKKGLSPVFNGFGLFTNIDQQTEDTISISAAFLNQYKSGSNTITPVCVPDKKFLEEQNVKKQASAWENNTHKRKSNGELVCDKENGGVTEKGIELSHTVDHDNAGEKEKCRSAKSGDSNKLSISIPKIGPRNGPTFLCEDGEDDEEERESSDRVRDMEKIPSKSKSKVTLSAQEMFEKRIRRMQDMAWDDELEALLLCHKQERAANILAALSKRDQLSGMLKDPSPEKLSNVKRKEKTTLSSLSKPTLLPRRSSESREQEMFVVMNEESPPRASMKRGSEFGVRMDSLSDDLARTSVLTNERRNLLDFVHLDKKDWEFQSVLQHLQAQQSPRSPSELFAQHIVSIVHHIKAQYFPSSGLTLNDRFAMYQRRAAEKEFIKQRKSPEIHRRIDVSPSAFKRHSLLFDEMKSTMENSFKVDGKKSKGDSMDLRLDIERRKKYSSGEREHREEEYGGRVSGEPPESRKETSTEKSSKNHKKTKKSRKKRERSQSTSSSSSVCHEEEAEMKPEGLSRVQMGFREYGEPAERGRGRGGFLSIRGRSWNRGNFHGNSNGDSQMNMSAKNEDWDQEYTPKNKKYFLHSERDGEGERKLMNTRGCGRGNIVRTKGRFILRRATNTNTTNNTSPKWAHDKFQATDDEGEQQGDDVEQDQC; encoded by the exons ATGTCTAAGACACAGAAATCCGAGTCCAGGTCTCGTTCTCGATCGGCCTCCAGATCAAGATCCCATTCCTATTCCCGCTCCCGCTCCAGCTCCAGATCTAGGTCAAGAAAGCGCAGATATAA CTCTAGGTCTCGCTCTCGGTCAAGATCCCATTCCCCGCCCCACAACCGTGAACGGAACCACACACGGGAGTACCAGAACCAACGGGAGTTTCGAGGCAACCACAGAGGCTTCCGGAGGCCATATTACTTCCGGGGCAGAGGTCAGGGCTTTTTCCGTGGACGCTTTCAGCGTGGTGGAAGGGGTGGATATAATAATAACTACCGTCACAAAAACTGGCAAAATTTTCGGCAGTACCCTCAGCAGCAACAGAAGCAGTACCACTCCAACAGCCCCAAGAGGGGCCGTTCACGCTCTCCCAAGAAGCAGCTGAGCAGCCCGCAGTCCCGCAACCATTCCCGCCGCTCTGACAGGTCATCCTCAGGGAGATCGCCACAGTCGCACCATTCTTCCTCCTCCACCTCTGGGTCTGCCAAACGCAGTTGCAAAGATGTAAGAGAGGACGTCTTATTGCCCGAAGAAACTCAAGGAGGGGGAGATGGGGTTCTGGCAGAGCAGGTGGGAGGTTCTTCTTTGGCCGATGGGAATGCTGATGGAGACAGGACTTTGGAGAACTCTCAGGTTTTGACGAACCATGACACTAGTCCTAAAAGGACAAGTCCGAAGGTTTGCTCCTCTGTCACTAATGATGAACCGCTAGACTCTGCAACCAACGAGACAAGTCCTGCTCATAAGAGTTCAAATGCCCCAAATAAAGGTGCCACCACCTGGCAGAATGTTACAACTGCACCTTCAAACAACAGCCCCATAAAGAAAGGCCTTAGCCCAGTTTTCAATGGTTTTGGGCTCTTTACAAATATTGACCAACAAACAGAGGATACAATTTCTATCTCCGCTGCATTTTTGAA TCAGTATAAGAGTGGAAGTAACACAATAACTCCTGTGTGCGTGCCAGACAAAAA ATTCCTGGAGGAGCAAAACGTTAAAAAACAGGCCTCTGCATGGGAGAACAACACACACAAAAGGAAAAGTAATGGAGAATTAGTATGTGATAAAGAAAATGGAGGAGTCACTGAAAAGGGCATTGAGTTGTCTCACACTGTAGATCATGACAACGCAGGAGAGAAGGAGAAATGCAGATCTGCAAAGAGTGGTGATAGTAACAAGTTATCCATAAGCATCCCTAAAATTGGTCCACGAAACGGCCCAACATTTCTGTGCGAGGATGGTGAGGATGATGAAGAAGAAAGGGAGAGCTCTGATAGGGTGAGGGATATGGAAAAGATTCCCTCCAAAAGCAAAAGCAAAGTCACGCTGTCCGCTCAAGAAATGTTCGAGAAGCGAATCAGGAGGATGCAGGACATGGCATGGGATGATGAGCTGGAAGCTCTCCTGCTCTGTCATAAACAGGAAAGAGCAGCAAATATCCTAGCTGCTCTCTCTAAGAGAGATCAGCTGAGTGGCATGCTTAAGGATCCCTCCCCTGAAAAGCTCTCAAATGTGAAACGAAAGGAAAAAACCACACTAAGTTCCTTATCTAAACCCACACTGCTGCCCAGGAGAAGTTCTGAAAGCCGTGAGCAAGAGATGTTTGTGGTTATGAACGAGGAATCCCCACCAAGAGCTTCCATGAAAAGAGGAAGTGAATTCGGTGTTAGGATGGATTCCCTCAGTGATGACCTCGCAAG AACATCTGTTTTGACCAATGAAAGAAGGAATCTTCTGGATTTTGTGCATCTTGATAAAAAGGATTGGGAGTTTCAATCTGTCCTTCAGCATCTTCAGGCTCAGCAGTCACCCAGAAGCCCATCTGAGCTGTTTGCCCAACACATAGTTTCAATTGTCCATCACATTAAAG CTCAATATTTTCCTTCATCTGGATTGACCCTAAATGACCGCTTTGCCATGTACCAGAGAAGAGCTGCTGAGAAAGAATTCATTAAGCAGAGAAAGAGTCCAGAGATACACAG gagAATTGATGTTTCTCCCAGTGCTTTTAAGAGGCACTCTCTTCTGTTTGATGAGATGAAAAGCACCATGGAAAACAGCTTCAAG GTCGACGGTAAAAAATCTAAAGGTGATTCAATGGACCTTCGACTGGATATTGAGCGCAGAAAGAAATATTCGagtggagagagagagcacagAGAAGAAGAGTACGGAGGAAGAGTATCGGGGGAACCTCCAGAATCAAGAAAGGAAACATCCACAGAGAAATCCTCAAAGAACCACAAAAAAACGAA GAAAAGCAGGAAGAAACGGGAGCGTTCTCAGTCAACTTCCTCATCTTCCTCTGTTTGCCATGAAGAAGAGGCTGAGATGAAGCCAGAAGGCTTATCCAGAGTCCAGATGGGGTTTCGAGAGTATGGAGAGCCTGCGGAGAGAGGAAGGGGACGAGGAGGCTTT CTTAGCATACGTGGTCGAAGTTGGAACCGAGGAAATTTCCATGGAAACAGCAACGGGGATTCACAGATGAACATGTCAGCAAAGAATGAAGACTGGGATCAAGAATACACTCCCAAGAACAAGAAATACTTCCTA CACAGTGAAAGAGATGGTGAAGGTGAGAGAAAGCTGATGAACACGCGGGGGTGTGGCCGCGGTAACATTGTTCGCACAAAGGGACGTTTCATCCTCCGAAGGGCCACAAATACCAACACCACCAATAATACGAGCCCTAAATGGGCCCATGATAAATTCCAGGCCACTGATGATGAGGGCGAACAGCAAGGAGATGATGTAGAACAGGACCAGTGTTAA
- the thrap3a gene encoding thyroid hormone receptor-associated protein 3 isoform X1: protein MSKTQKSESRSRSRSASRSRSHSYSRSRSSSRSRSRKRRYNSRSRSRSRSHSPPHNRERNHTREYQNQREFRGNHRGFRRPYYFRGRGQGFFRGRFQRGGRGGYNNNYRHKNWQNFRQYPQQQQKQYHSNSPKRGRSRSPKKQLSSPQSRNHSRRSDRSSSGRSPQSHHSSSSTSGSAKRSCKDVREDVLLPEETQGGGDGVLAEQVGGSSLADGNADGDRTLENSQVLTNHDTSPKRTSPKVCSSVTNDEPLDSATNETSPAHKSSNAPNKGATTWQNVTTAPSNNSPIKKGLSPVFNGFGLFTNIDQQTEDTISISAAFLNQYKSGSNTITPVCVPDKKFLEEQNVKKQASAWENNTHKRKSNGELVCDKENGGVTEKGIELSHTVDHDNAGEKEKCRSAKSGDSNKLSISIPKIGPRNGPTFLCEDGEDDEEERESSDRVRDMEKIPSKSKSKVTLSAQEMFEKRIRRMQDMAWDDELEALLLCHKQERAANILAALSKRDQLSGMLKDPSPEKLSNVKRKEKTTLSSLSKPTLLPRRSSESREQEMFVVMNEESPPRASMKRGSEFGVRMDSLSDDLARTSVLTNERRNLLDFVHLDKKDWEFQSVLQHLQAQQSPRSPSELFAQHIVSIVHHIKAQYFPSSGLTLNDRFAMYQRRAAEKEFIKQRKSPEIHRRIDVSPSAFKRHSLLFDEMKSTMENSFKVDGKKSKGDSMDLRLDIERRKKYSSGEREHREEEYGGRVSGEPPESRKETSTEKSSKNHKKTKKSRKKRERSQSTSSSSSVCHEEEAEMKPEGLSRVQMGFREYGEPAERGRGRGGFQLSIRGRSWNRGNFHGNSNGDSQMNMSAKNEDWDQEYTPKNKKYFLHSERDGEGERKLMNTRGCGRGNIVRTKGRFILRRATNTNTTNNTSPKWAHDKFQATDDEGEQQGDDVEQDQC from the exons ATGTCTAAGACACAGAAATCCGAGTCCAGGTCTCGTTCTCGATCGGCCTCCAGATCAAGATCCCATTCCTATTCCCGCTCCCGCTCCAGCTCCAGATCTAGGTCAAGAAAGCGCAGATATAA CTCTAGGTCTCGCTCTCGGTCAAGATCCCATTCCCCGCCCCACAACCGTGAACGGAACCACACACGGGAGTACCAGAACCAACGGGAGTTTCGAGGCAACCACAGAGGCTTCCGGAGGCCATATTACTTCCGGGGCAGAGGTCAGGGCTTTTTCCGTGGACGCTTTCAGCGTGGTGGAAGGGGTGGATATAATAATAACTACCGTCACAAAAACTGGCAAAATTTTCGGCAGTACCCTCAGCAGCAACAGAAGCAGTACCACTCCAACAGCCCCAAGAGGGGCCGTTCACGCTCTCCCAAGAAGCAGCTGAGCAGCCCGCAGTCCCGCAACCATTCCCGCCGCTCTGACAGGTCATCCTCAGGGAGATCGCCACAGTCGCACCATTCTTCCTCCTCCACCTCTGGGTCTGCCAAACGCAGTTGCAAAGATGTAAGAGAGGACGTCTTATTGCCCGAAGAAACTCAAGGAGGGGGAGATGGGGTTCTGGCAGAGCAGGTGGGAGGTTCTTCTTTGGCCGATGGGAATGCTGATGGAGACAGGACTTTGGAGAACTCTCAGGTTTTGACGAACCATGACACTAGTCCTAAAAGGACAAGTCCGAAGGTTTGCTCCTCTGTCACTAATGATGAACCGCTAGACTCTGCAACCAACGAGACAAGTCCTGCTCATAAGAGTTCAAATGCCCCAAATAAAGGTGCCACCACCTGGCAGAATGTTACAACTGCACCTTCAAACAACAGCCCCATAAAGAAAGGCCTTAGCCCAGTTTTCAATGGTTTTGGGCTCTTTACAAATATTGACCAACAAACAGAGGATACAATTTCTATCTCCGCTGCATTTTTGAA TCAGTATAAGAGTGGAAGTAACACAATAACTCCTGTGTGCGTGCCAGACAAAAA ATTCCTGGAGGAGCAAAACGTTAAAAAACAGGCCTCTGCATGGGAGAACAACACACACAAAAGGAAAAGTAATGGAGAATTAGTATGTGATAAAGAAAATGGAGGAGTCACTGAAAAGGGCATTGAGTTGTCTCACACTGTAGATCATGACAACGCAGGAGAGAAGGAGAAATGCAGATCTGCAAAGAGTGGTGATAGTAACAAGTTATCCATAAGCATCCCTAAAATTGGTCCACGAAACGGCCCAACATTTCTGTGCGAGGATGGTGAGGATGATGAAGAAGAAAGGGAGAGCTCTGATAGGGTGAGGGATATGGAAAAGATTCCCTCCAAAAGCAAAAGCAAAGTCACGCTGTCCGCTCAAGAAATGTTCGAGAAGCGAATCAGGAGGATGCAGGACATGGCATGGGATGATGAGCTGGAAGCTCTCCTGCTCTGTCATAAACAGGAAAGAGCAGCAAATATCCTAGCTGCTCTCTCTAAGAGAGATCAGCTGAGTGGCATGCTTAAGGATCCCTCCCCTGAAAAGCTCTCAAATGTGAAACGAAAGGAAAAAACCACACTAAGTTCCTTATCTAAACCCACACTGCTGCCCAGGAGAAGTTCTGAAAGCCGTGAGCAAGAGATGTTTGTGGTTATGAACGAGGAATCCCCACCAAGAGCTTCCATGAAAAGAGGAAGTGAATTCGGTGTTAGGATGGATTCCCTCAGTGATGACCTCGCAAG AACATCTGTTTTGACCAATGAAAGAAGGAATCTTCTGGATTTTGTGCATCTTGATAAAAAGGATTGGGAGTTTCAATCTGTCCTTCAGCATCTTCAGGCTCAGCAGTCACCCAGAAGCCCATCTGAGCTGTTTGCCCAACACATAGTTTCAATTGTCCATCACATTAAAG CTCAATATTTTCCTTCATCTGGATTGACCCTAAATGACCGCTTTGCCATGTACCAGAGAAGAGCTGCTGAGAAAGAATTCATTAAGCAGAGAAAGAGTCCAGAGATACACAG gagAATTGATGTTTCTCCCAGTGCTTTTAAGAGGCACTCTCTTCTGTTTGATGAGATGAAAAGCACCATGGAAAACAGCTTCAAG GTCGACGGTAAAAAATCTAAAGGTGATTCAATGGACCTTCGACTGGATATTGAGCGCAGAAAGAAATATTCGagtggagagagagagcacagAGAAGAAGAGTACGGAGGAAGAGTATCGGGGGAACCTCCAGAATCAAGAAAGGAAACATCCACAGAGAAATCCTCAAAGAACCACAAAAAAACGAA GAAAAGCAGGAAGAAACGGGAGCGTTCTCAGTCAACTTCCTCATCTTCCTCTGTTTGCCATGAAGAAGAGGCTGAGATGAAGCCAGAAGGCTTATCCAGAGTCCAGATGGGGTTTCGAGAGTATGGAGAGCCTGCGGAGAGAGGAAGGGGACGAGGAGGCTTT CAGCTTAGCATACGTGGTCGAAGTTGGAACCGAGGAAATTTCCATGGAAACAGCAACGGGGATTCACAGATGAACATGTCAGCAAAGAATGAAGACTGGGATCAAGAATACACTCCCAAGAACAAGAAATACTTCCTA CACAGTGAAAGAGATGGTGAAGGTGAGAGAAAGCTGATGAACACGCGGGGGTGTGGCCGCGGTAACATTGTTCGCACAAAGGGACGTTTCATCCTCCGAAGGGCCACAAATACCAACACCACCAATAATACGAGCCCTAAATGGGCCCATGATAAATTCCAGGCCACTGATGATGAGGGCGAACAGCAAGGAGATGATGTAGAACAGGACCAGTGTTAA
- the thrap3a gene encoding thyroid hormone receptor-associated protein 3 isoform X4, with the protein MKKRTSSRSRSRSRSHSPPHNRERNHTREYQNQREFRGNHRGFRRPYYFRGRGQGFFRGRFQRGGRGGYNNNYRHKNWQNFRQYPQQQQKQYHSNSPKRGRSRSPKKQLSSPQSRNHSRRSDRSSSGRSPQSHHSSSSTSGSAKRSCKDVREDVLLPEETQGGGDGVLAEQVGGSSLADGNADGDRTLENSQVLTNHDTSPKRTSPKVCSSVTNDEPLDSATNETSPAHKSSNAPNKGATTWQNVTTAPSNNSPIKKGLSPVFNGFGLFTNIDQQTEDTISISAAFLNQYKSGSNTITPVCVPDKKFLEEQNVKKQASAWENNTHKRKSNGELVCDKENGGVTEKGIELSHTVDHDNAGEKEKCRSAKSGDSNKLSISIPKIGPRNGPTFLCEDGEDDEEERESSDRVRDMEKIPSKSKSKVTLSAQEMFEKRIRRMQDMAWDDELEALLLCHKQERAANILAALSKRDQLSGMLKDPSPEKLSNVKRKEKTTLSSLSKPTLLPRRSSESREQEMFVVMNEESPPRASMKRGSEFGVRMDSLSDDLARTSVLTNERRNLLDFVHLDKKDWEFQSVLQHLQAQQSPRSPSELFAQHIVSIVHHIKAQYFPSSGLTLNDRFAMYQRRAAEKEFIKQRKSPEIHRRIDVSPSAFKRHSLLFDEMKSTMENSFKVDGKKSKGDSMDLRLDIERRKKYSSGEREHREEEYGGRVSGEPPESRKETSTEKSSKNHKKTKKSRKKRERSQSTSSSSSVCHEEEAEMKPEGLSRVQMGFREYGEPAERGRGRGGFQLSIRGRSWNRGNFHGNSNGDSQMNMSAKNEDWDQEYTPKNKKYFLHSERDGEGERKLMNTRGCGRGNIVRTKGRFILRRATNTNTTNNTSPKWAHDKFQATDDEGEQQGDDVEQDQC; encoded by the exons ATGAAAAAACGCACCAG CTCTAGGTCTCGCTCTCGGTCAAGATCCCATTCCCCGCCCCACAACCGTGAACGGAACCACACACGGGAGTACCAGAACCAACGGGAGTTTCGAGGCAACCACAGAGGCTTCCGGAGGCCATATTACTTCCGGGGCAGAGGTCAGGGCTTTTTCCGTGGACGCTTTCAGCGTGGTGGAAGGGGTGGATATAATAATAACTACCGTCACAAAAACTGGCAAAATTTTCGGCAGTACCCTCAGCAGCAACAGAAGCAGTACCACTCCAACAGCCCCAAGAGGGGCCGTTCACGCTCTCCCAAGAAGCAGCTGAGCAGCCCGCAGTCCCGCAACCATTCCCGCCGCTCTGACAGGTCATCCTCAGGGAGATCGCCACAGTCGCACCATTCTTCCTCCTCCACCTCTGGGTCTGCCAAACGCAGTTGCAAAGATGTAAGAGAGGACGTCTTATTGCCCGAAGAAACTCAAGGAGGGGGAGATGGGGTTCTGGCAGAGCAGGTGGGAGGTTCTTCTTTGGCCGATGGGAATGCTGATGGAGACAGGACTTTGGAGAACTCTCAGGTTTTGACGAACCATGACACTAGTCCTAAAAGGACAAGTCCGAAGGTTTGCTCCTCTGTCACTAATGATGAACCGCTAGACTCTGCAACCAACGAGACAAGTCCTGCTCATAAGAGTTCAAATGCCCCAAATAAAGGTGCCACCACCTGGCAGAATGTTACAACTGCACCTTCAAACAACAGCCCCATAAAGAAAGGCCTTAGCCCAGTTTTCAATGGTTTTGGGCTCTTTACAAATATTGACCAACAAACAGAGGATACAATTTCTATCTCCGCTGCATTTTTGAA TCAGTATAAGAGTGGAAGTAACACAATAACTCCTGTGTGCGTGCCAGACAAAAA ATTCCTGGAGGAGCAAAACGTTAAAAAACAGGCCTCTGCATGGGAGAACAACACACACAAAAGGAAAAGTAATGGAGAATTAGTATGTGATAAAGAAAATGGAGGAGTCACTGAAAAGGGCATTGAGTTGTCTCACACTGTAGATCATGACAACGCAGGAGAGAAGGAGAAATGCAGATCTGCAAAGAGTGGTGATAGTAACAAGTTATCCATAAGCATCCCTAAAATTGGTCCACGAAACGGCCCAACATTTCTGTGCGAGGATGGTGAGGATGATGAAGAAGAAAGGGAGAGCTCTGATAGGGTGAGGGATATGGAAAAGATTCCCTCCAAAAGCAAAAGCAAAGTCACGCTGTCCGCTCAAGAAATGTTCGAGAAGCGAATCAGGAGGATGCAGGACATGGCATGGGATGATGAGCTGGAAGCTCTCCTGCTCTGTCATAAACAGGAAAGAGCAGCAAATATCCTAGCTGCTCTCTCTAAGAGAGATCAGCTGAGTGGCATGCTTAAGGATCCCTCCCCTGAAAAGCTCTCAAATGTGAAACGAAAGGAAAAAACCACACTAAGTTCCTTATCTAAACCCACACTGCTGCCCAGGAGAAGTTCTGAAAGCCGTGAGCAAGAGATGTTTGTGGTTATGAACGAGGAATCCCCACCAAGAGCTTCCATGAAAAGAGGAAGTGAATTCGGTGTTAGGATGGATTCCCTCAGTGATGACCTCGCAAG AACATCTGTTTTGACCAATGAAAGAAGGAATCTTCTGGATTTTGTGCATCTTGATAAAAAGGATTGGGAGTTTCAATCTGTCCTTCAGCATCTTCAGGCTCAGCAGTCACCCAGAAGCCCATCTGAGCTGTTTGCCCAACACATAGTTTCAATTGTCCATCACATTAAAG CTCAATATTTTCCTTCATCTGGATTGACCCTAAATGACCGCTTTGCCATGTACCAGAGAAGAGCTGCTGAGAAAGAATTCATTAAGCAGAGAAAGAGTCCAGAGATACACAG gagAATTGATGTTTCTCCCAGTGCTTTTAAGAGGCACTCTCTTCTGTTTGATGAGATGAAAAGCACCATGGAAAACAGCTTCAAG GTCGACGGTAAAAAATCTAAAGGTGATTCAATGGACCTTCGACTGGATATTGAGCGCAGAAAGAAATATTCGagtggagagagagagcacagAGAAGAAGAGTACGGAGGAAGAGTATCGGGGGAACCTCCAGAATCAAGAAAGGAAACATCCACAGAGAAATCCTCAAAGAACCACAAAAAAACGAA GAAAAGCAGGAAGAAACGGGAGCGTTCTCAGTCAACTTCCTCATCTTCCTCTGTTTGCCATGAAGAAGAGGCTGAGATGAAGCCAGAAGGCTTATCCAGAGTCCAGATGGGGTTTCGAGAGTATGGAGAGCCTGCGGAGAGAGGAAGGGGACGAGGAGGCTTT CAGCTTAGCATACGTGGTCGAAGTTGGAACCGAGGAAATTTCCATGGAAACAGCAACGGGGATTCACAGATGAACATGTCAGCAAAGAATGAAGACTGGGATCAAGAATACACTCCCAAGAACAAGAAATACTTCCTA CACAGTGAAAGAGATGGTGAAGGTGAGAGAAAGCTGATGAACACGCGGGGGTGTGGCCGCGGTAACATTGTTCGCACAAAGGGACGTTTCATCCTCCGAAGGGCCACAAATACCAACACCACCAATAATACGAGCCCTAAATGGGCCCATGATAAATTCCAGGCCACTGATGATGAGGGCGAACAGCAAGGAGATGATGTAGAACAGGACCAGTGTTAA